GCTGCACCCCAGTCAAAATTAAAAAGCATTCCTTGAGAACTACCAGTAGCAATGGACTTTACTATAGTTTTTCCATTAAAATTGTTCACTAGTACTACTAAAGCAGCCCTGTTCCCTGCTCTCATATAATATTTTTCAAATATTAAGGTTCCATTGTATTTGCCATCTCCTATGTCATGAAACTCTTCATAAACTAAGTCACTATTTTCTTCGCTTTTAACCATAGTCATTACCTGAGATGGAAGCAAACTTACAATAAAACTACATTTA
This DNA window, taken from Clostridium estertheticum, encodes the following:
- a CDS encoding DUF6054 family protein, translated to MSKCSFIVSLLPSQVMTMVKSEENSDLVYEEFHDIGDGKYNGTLIFEKYYMRAGNRAALVVLVNNFNGKTIVKSIATGSSQGMLFNFDWGAADSFADSIRRILKGYITEEID